Within the Deltaproteobacteria bacterium genome, the region CTCTGCAGATATCCGGCCCGTCTAAGCCAGGTAACTCCCAGTCGAGAATAGCCAAATCGTAATCGTGCGGTTTTTCTAGAAGTTCGAGTGCTTCATCCCCGCGGCCGACAACATCAACTTGATGTTTCCACCGAGTCAGTTGAGCTTTGAGAATTTTGCTCCCGACAATGTCATCTTCAGCTATCAGAACCCGCATTATCGTAATATTTTAGCGGATAAAGCAGGGTCAAGCGAGAAACAACCCAGTGCCGAGGTGGGCACGTCCGTGAGAAGTTGATTTAACCCAAATTACGTTGGAGCTGAGAGTTGTGGGGCAGCTTGCTTCCGGAAGGGCGCATTTTCTCGGCGATTAGGCCGTGAATACGCTCTTGGAAGTTGGTTCCTACCTGTTTGGGATCTGAAACACCCATCCGGCTCCGCACCCGCTGACCTAGAATAGCATCCCCAAGCATCGAGAGCATGGTCAGTTGAACCGCGAATGCAATTTCTTCATAGCTCATCTCGGGGTTGGACACGCCTTCTTGGACCAGTTCGATCACGTGCTTCACGCTGCCGTCAGCCGCCGCGGGAAATGGGTCGAGACCGGCGGCTACCAGACAGGCGATGAGCTGTCCGGTACGAGGTTCCGAGAGTTCCGCGAGAAGTTTTGATAACCGCTCTTCGACGGTCTTAGCTTCGGGGTCTTCCAGGCTGGTGATAATGTCGGTTCTTAATTTGAGGCTGATTCTCTGGTGAACGGCCTCTAAAAGGCCATCGGCGCTACCAAAATGATGGAGCACGCCGGGGTGCGAAATGCCTACCACCTGAGCGACCTTCGCCAGTTTGAGCCCAGCCAACCCTTGCTCTAAGAGCAAGTTCTCCGATGCATCTAGGATGGTATTTCGGGCTTCCTCGGGTTTGCGTCTAATCCGCGCCATATCTTAAATCCTTTGTGAGCCCTGAAGTTTACAATTCTGTATTCGTAACATTCGAACGATGAAGCCGAGCATCAAGGGCTAATTAACGAATCTTTAAAATAGAATTGTTCCCGTGGACTCTTTCGGGTGTACAATTTGAGTGCAGGTACCTTGAT harbors:
- a CDS encoding TetR/AcrR family transcriptional regulator; amino-acid sequence: MARIRRKPEEARNTILDASENLLLEQGLAGLKLAKVAQVVGISHPGVLHHFGSADGLLEAVHQRISLKLRTDIITSLEDPEAKTVEERLSKLLAELSEPRTGQLIACLVAAGLDPFPAAADGSVKHVIELVQEGVSNPEMSYEEIAFAVQLTMLSMLGDAILGQRVRSRMGVSDPKQVGTNFQERIHGLIAEKMRPSGSKLPHNSQLQRNLG